CAGCTTGGTCTCTATTACGTATCCTGCACCGCAGGAACCTTTTTCAGCGGTGCAGATATCCTTCTGGTCGCAGCTCTCGCACTGTGAGGGCAGATGCTCTACGATTTTATCCGGCTCATGGGGAAGCTGAAGGCCACTTCCTTTATGGCCCTTCTGAGCCCCTTTACTCTTGTCGCTTTTCTTCCTGGAGCTGGTCGGCTTGGGCTTTTTATAGCCGTCGCTGGAAGGAGGCTTAGAGCTGGTCTGGCTGTTTTGTTTCAGGATGGCTTCGAGTTCTGCCATACGGGCTTCCAGTTTTTCCTGGTTCTCGCTTAGGGTCTTAATTATCGCCTTGAGCATCTGGTTGTCCTCGAAGAGCTCTTCGTAGGTGGGCTTCTGAAACATGAATAGGCCTCCTTTCAGATTTATTCTGATGCCATGATAGCACGTTGCAAGAAACTAAGGAACTGCTGGTTTAGGAGCTAAATTCGCAGGGGGACTGAATAGTTACAAAACAAGATTTATCGCCTATTGGCGACAAGCTATCCATCCCCGCCTTTCGCCTTTGGCTTAGAAGATGGGGAATTCCGCTTGACCTGTTAAAGAGGGTTACTGGTTCGTAAAGGTCATCTACAAAGCCCCTTACGAGGATCCAGCGGTGAGCGATGAGCTGATCATGGTAGCGACCCTTACCTTCAACGTCGCTAAATAGGCACTTGCCAAGATACGATCCATAGTATAAAATACTCTTCGTCGAGAAGTGGTCCCTTCGTCTAGTGGCCTAGGACGCCGGGTTCTCAGCCCGGTAACAGGGGTTCGAATCCCCTAGGGACTGCCATTGAAATACAGAGGTCGAGGATAATCCTCGACCTCTTTTTCGCGTAGAGGAGGTATTGTAATGAAGGAGATCGGTATTCACGAGATAGGTGGCTTTTCCATAGGGCACAGCCAAAACCTGGAGGCCGCCACAGGGGTGACGGTGATTATCTGTCCCGATGGGGCGGTGACAGGGGTGGACGTTCGAGGAGGTGCCCCGGGAACAAGGGAGACCGATCTGCTTGATCCGGTCAACCTTGTCGAAAAGGTCCACGGCGTGGTCCTGGCGGGAGGAAGCGCCTTCGGACTGGACGCAGCATCCGGGGTCATGGAATACCTGGAGGAAAAGGGCATAGGTTTTGACGTTCAGGTGACGAAAGTCCCTATAGTGTGCGGTGCGGTGCTTTTCGATCTCACCATAGGCGACTGGAGCGTCAGGCCAGACCGGGCCATGGGATACGAAGCCTGCAAAAACGCCACAAACGAGGAACAGCCGGTAGGATCTATAGGGGCAGGCACCGGCGCCACGGTGGGGAAAATTCTCGGCATGGACCGAGCGATCAAAGGAGGCCTTGGAACCTGGGCCTATCAGGAGGGGGACATCAAGGTAGGGGCCATAGTGGCGGTAAACTGCCTTGGGGATATTATAGACCCCTCCGACGGATCGGTGGTCGCCGCCTGCCGCACCGACGGAGGCTTCGGAGACACCGAGGAGATCCTGATAAAATCCGCAGGTGAGGGAAAAAACCTCTTCGCCGATAACACCACAATAGGAGCGATCCTCACCAACGCAAAACTCACCAAGGCCCAGTGTACAAAACTGGCCTCTATGGCCCAAAACGGCTACGGCAGAACCATGAGACCGGCCCACACCATGTTCGACGGCGATACAATTTTTACGATGACCTCCGGCGAGGTCGAATCGGACGTCAGCGCCCTAGGGGCCATGGCCGCCAGGGCGATGGAAAAAGCGGTGCTTCAAGCAGTCAGGGAGGCCACCTCACTGTGTGGAGTTCCGTCTATAAAGGACCTATAAAGCAAGAGAGCGGACGACCTTGGTCGTCCGCTCTCTTAGGACCTGAACCGGAACTAAGCCTGGATATCCAGGTTACCGCCGATCCCCATGGAGGCCATCATCTCCTGGACCATCTGGCCCTGCATCTCAGCCAGATCCATGGTCTTCTTCTGAACCGCTACTCCGACCTTAGTCATGGTCTCCGCCTGTTTCATGCCGGTTATGCTCTGAACCATGCCCATATCCACGTGCCTCACCTCCTTGTAGAGGGATGTGTCCCTTTATGGTATCGGACGAAAGGGTCTCAACTATGAGAGGTGTCCTCGAGAATCCTGAAAAGGGCGTCCTTAAAGCACTCGCTCAAAGTCGGATGGGGATGGACGGTGTAGGCGACCTCTTTGACGGTCATATCCTTGGCGATAGCCAGAGCGGCCTCTGATATCAAGGTCGCCGCCTCTGGGCCTACGATATGGACCCCAAGTATACGGCCATCGGCACGATCCGCCACGACTTTCACGAAACCGTCGGAGCGATCCATAGCCAAAGCCATTCCGTTGGCGACGAAGAAAACCCTGCCAACCACCGTATCGTGGCCCTTGGCCACCGCTTCCTCCTCGGTCAAACCAACCACAGCTATCTCCGGGTCGAAGAAAATGCAGGAGGGAACCTTGGCGGGATCGACATAGTACTCCCTGCCAGCCATATGCTCGACCGCCGAAAGGGCCTGATACTCCGCCAGATGGGCCAACATCATGCCGCCGGTGCAGTCCCCTATGGCGTAGACCCCCTCTTTTGAGGTCATCATGTTCCGATCGACAGAGATACCCTGATCGGTGTAGGCCACACCGCTGGCCTCCAGACCGTAGCCCTCCAGGATAGGGACCATGCTGGCCGCCAGTATGAGCCTGTCGCAGAGGACCTCCAGATCCTTGCCCTCCGCCTCACCTTTGACCTTGAGGCGACCGTCCTCTTTAACCGCTTCCTTTATACGGAAGTAGTCCACCGTGGCTATCTTTTTCTTCTTGACCGCCTGACGGACCTTTTTCTTCACGTCCTCGTCGCAACGGCGAAGGATCTGGTCCGAGTGCTTCAGGAGGGTGACCTCTTTGCCCAGGTCTTTAAGTATTCCCGCCAGCTCGACGGCTATGACTCCAGCCCCTACCACCGCCACGGAACTAACCTGATCGGCCATGGACTGATCCCACATCCCCTGGTCGGTGACCGCCCAGTCACCGCCTATAACTCCCTCCAGATCGGATCCGGGAAAGGAGAGAGGCTTCGACATGGCACCTACGGCTATGATCAGCCTTCTGCCCTTAAGGACCACCTCTCCCTGGTCGGTGGAGATTTTTAGCTCCTTCTCCTCGCCGGAGAGATCCCCTAAGGTCCCAATCCCTTTTACGACGTCGACGGAACAACGATCCATCAGGGTGGCGATGCCCTTTTGCAGCTTGGAGACCACCGCCTCCTTTTTGGCCCACATTTTATCCACCGGCCCCAGCTTGCCTACAGCGTCGGCGTAATAGGCCTTGGTTGGAATACAGCCTCTGTTGAGACAGGTTCCACCTAAGCGGTCTTTCTCCACCAGGACGGTCTTAAAGCCCGCCTGGGAGGCGAGCTCGGCGGCACGATAGCCGCCGGGCCCTCCTCCCAACACGATCAGATCGTAGACCATAGGCTACCGCTCCGAGGGAGACCAGCGAAGGACGGGCTTTCTCGCAGCCAGAGTCTCGTCGAGACGGGAAACCACGGTGGTGTAAGGAGCGTCGTGGAATATCTCCGGCTTCTCCTTGGCCTCTTTGGCTATCTCCAGCATGGCATCGACGAACCGGTCCAGAGTCTCCTTTCCCTCGGTCTCCGTGGGCTCGATCATCATAGCCTCGTGGACAATGAGGGGAAAGTATATCGTCGGGGGATGGACTCCGTGGTCCATGAGCCTCTTGGCCATATCCAAGGTGGACACGCCGTTCTCTTTGTGCTGTTTCTCCCCGGAGATCACGAACTCGTGCTTACAGACCCTGCTCGCCAGAGGGATCTCAAAGTCGCCCTCGAGACGCTTCATTATGTAGTTGGCGTTCAACACGGCGTTATCCGCCGCCGCCTTAAGCCCCTCCGCTCCCATAGAGAGAATATAGGCGTAGGCCCTGACCAGGACACCGAAGTTACCGTAGAAGGAGCGCATTTTCCCTATGCTATCGGGGATATCGTAGTCGAAACGATAGGTCCCGTTCTCCTCGACCACCACAGGGGTCGGGATGAAGGGAAGGAGCCTCTTGCCCACTCCTACCGCACCGGAGCCAGGGCCACCTCCACCGTGAGGGGTGCTGAAGCTCTTGTGAATGTTGAGGTGCAACACGTCGAAGCCCATATCCCCAGGGCGGATCTTGCCCAGTATAGCGTTAGCGTTGGCCCCATCGTAATAGAGCAGACCACCGGCGTCGTGGACTATCTCGGCTATCTGAAGGATATCCTCCTCGAAAAGCCCTAAGGTGTTTGGGTTGGTGAGCATTATGCCCGCCGTATCCTCTCCTACCGCCGCCTTAAGGGCCTCTATGTCCACGTTGCCTCTGTCGTTGGACTTAACCTCCACAACGTCGTAACCGGCGACGGAGGCGGTGGCAGGGTTGGTGCCGTGAGCGGAATCGGGGACGATTATCTTGGTCCTCGTGGCCTCTTCGCCGTTTTTACGGTGGTAGGCCTTTATGAGAAAGATCCCCGTAAGCTCACCGTGGGCACCGGCGGCGGGCTGAAGGGTCACAGCCTCCATTCCGGTGATCTCCGCCAGCATAGAGGACAGGTCGTACATGAGCTTTAGAGCCCCCTGACAGACCTTCTCGGGCTGTAGGGGATGGATATTGGAGAAACCGCACAGTCTGGCGGCGTTCTCGTTTATCTTAGGGTTGTACTTCATGGTGCAGGACCCGAGAGGATAGAACCCCTCGTCGACGCCGAAGTTCAACTGAGAGAGATTGGTATAGTGCCGAATAACGTCGACCTCGGAGACCTCCGGCAGACCGGGATCCTCGGATCTCCTGAGATTTTCAGGAAGAAGGGAGGAAATGTCCCCTGGGACGTCGCAGGAGGGCAACGCCACTCCCATTCTACCTGGCTGACTCTTCTCGAAAATAGGCTTTACCTGGCTCAGCATATTACTTCCCCCCCGCTATGGCCACAAAGCCGTCGATCTCGGCCTTGGTCCTCTTCTCGGTTACCGCCACAAGCCAGCCGTTCTCCAGCTCGGGATAGTCGGCGGTCAGGTCGTAACCTCCTATGATACCTCTCTCTATAAGCCTCGAGTTTATGGCCTCAGGGGCTTCTTTTGAGGTTACCACGAACTCTCGGAAGAAAGGCCCTGTAAAGGGAGCCTGGAATGAGCCGGTCTTGACCAGCTCGTCTCTGGTGTAGGCGGCCTTGAGGAGACACTGTTTAGCCACCTCTTTAAGGCCCTCTTTGCCCATGAGGGAAAGGTAGACAGCCCCCGCAAGGGCGCAGAGGCTCTGGTTGGAGCAGATATTCGAGGAAGCCTTCTCCCTGCGGATATGCTGTTCCCTCGCCTGGAGTGTCAGGACGTAGCACTTCTTGCCGTTCCGATCCAAGGTCTCCCCCACGATTCTGCCAGGTATCTTTCTGACCAGCTTCTGGGTGGCGGCGAAAAAGCCAAAGTGGGGGCCGCCGAAGCTCATGGCGTTTCCGGCGCTCTGGCCATCGCCTACAACCACGTCGGCACCTAACTTACCCGGAGCCTCCAGGAGGGACAGGGCCATTAGGTCGGAAGCCACTATGAAAAGGGCCTTGGCATCGTGGGTCATATCGCCGATTGCCTTTAGATCCTCGACGGCCCCGAAGAAGTTGGGGCTCTGCACCACCACCGCACCGACTTTATCGGTCAGGTTGGCCTTCAGATCGTCCAGGTTGATCGCTCCGTTAGAGTGGCCTATCTCCTGGACCGTGATGCCTCTCAGGCTGGCGTAGGTCTCTAGAACCGCCCTGCTCTGGGGGTTTACCGAACGGGCCACCAGAACGAGGTCTTTTTTGGTGGACGCACAGGCCATGTAGACCGCCTCGGCGATGGAGGTGGCCCCGTCGTACATCGAGGCGTTAGCTACGTCCATACCGGTAAGCTCGCATATCATTGTCTGATACTCGAATATGGCCTGCAAAGTCCCCTGACTGATCTCGGGCTGATAGGGAGTGTAGCTGGTGGTGAACTCACTACGGGAGATCATGTGATCTATAACTACCGGTATAAAGTGGTTGTAGACCCCTGCACCTAGGAAACAGGAGGTCGAGCAGGCATCCAGGTTCTGAGCCGCCAGGCTTTTAAGGTGTTTAAGGAGATCGATCTCCGACATGGCCTCAGGGAGATCGAGAAGGCCCTTTAGTTTAACGGAAGAGGGAAGATCGGCGAAAAGGTCCTCCACCGATGAAACCCCTACGGTAGACAGCATTTCGGCCCTCTGAGCGTCTGTGTTTGGAATGTAACGCATTATGATCCTCCTTTTGTAAAAAGGGCCTCTGATATCAGAGGCCCTTTTTGGACTTTTATTTACTCCTGGCTATCGCAGAAAGAGCGGTAGCTCTCGGCATCCATGAGGGCATCGAGCTCGGAAGCATCGGATATCTCTATGGCGGCGATCCAGCTTCCGTAGGGATCCTCGTTTATGGCCTCCGGCGAATCCTCCAGGGCCTCGTTTACCTCGACTACCTCGCCGGAGGCGGGAGCGTAGATATCGTTGGCCCCTTTAACCGACTCGACGACGCAGAAATCTCCACCGGCGGATACGGAGGCACCGACCTCGGGAAGCTCGACGAAGACGATATCGCCCATGGCGTGCTGAGCGTAGTCGGAAATGCCGATGTAGCCCTTGTTTCCCTCTACCCTGATCCACTCGTGCTCTTTGGTGTATTTAAGTCCATCTCTGATATCGGCCATTATAATGTCCTCCTCTTATTTTTTATATTTTTTTCTGTAGAAAGGCTTCTTTATGACCAGGGCCTTTTTAGCCTTGCCCCTTATCATAACGTTTACCTCGTCGCCTATATCGGCACATCCCGCCTCGACCAGTACGGAGGCTATGTTTTCGTTTCTAGATGGGGAGTAACCTCCGGTGGTCACGTAGCCCACCTCTTTGCCGTCTACCTCAACAGGATAGCCGTTTCTGGGGACGCCCTTGTCGATCATCTGGAGGGCCAGTATCCTCCTGGGGAGACCTTTGGCCTTCATCTCCCTCAGGGGCTCTATACCTATAAAGCTATCTTTGTCCAGCTTGACGAAGAAACCGAGACCTGCCTCGAGGGGGGTTATATCCTTGTCTATCTCGTGACCGTAGAGGGGAAGACCGGCCTCAAACCTCAGGCTGTCTCTAGCTCCCAGGCCGATAGGAAGCACTCCGTCGTCCTTCCCTGCCTCTAGAATGGCGTTCCATACCTTTACCCCTTCGTCCCAGTTGACGTAGACCTCGAAGCCGTCCTCGCCGGTATAGCCTGTCCTGGAGACCAGGGCGTTCACCCCGGCGACCTTGACGTTCTCCTTGAAGTGGAAAAAACCGATATCCGAGAGGTTTACGTCGGTTATCCTCTGGAGGATATCCTCCGCCATCGGCCCCTGGAAGGCGACTTCCGCGGTTTTGGAGGAAACGTTCTCCGCCTTGACCTCTCCCTTGAGATTTTCCGTAACCCAGGCGAAATCCTTGTCCACGTTGGAAGCGTTTACCACCAGGAGTATTCTGGTGTCTGATGCCTTGTAGACCAGCAGATCGTCGACCACGCCGCCGTGAGGGTAGCACATCATATTGTACTGGACCTGTCCGTCCTCCAGGACGGAAATATCGTTGGAGACCAAGTTCTGGACAAAAGCAAAGGCATCTGGGCCCTCTATCCAGAACTCTCCCATGTGGGAAACGTCGAAAAGCCCGGCCTTGGAGCGAACGGTAAGATGCTCCTCTTTGATACCCGCCTCGTAATGGACCGGAAGATCCCATCCTCCAAAGTCGACTATGTTACCGCCAAGTTCGACGTGTTCGTGGTACATCGGCGTCTTCACGAACTCACCTCCGTTTTGATAGGCTGTCCAGTGACAGCTCTTCCAGAGAAAAAAGCGAAAAAAGCTACCTTGACTAGAACCTTACATACCTACACATATATACAACCTGAGGACAGTATACGTCAAGAACGGATACCTAATGACGAAGGGATTATACATAATACTCGATAGACCGTGAGCAAATTGAGGATAAAAAAAGACGAGGGACAGTTAATCCCTCGTCTTTTCAGAAAAATATTATTTTACTTTTAAAGTTCCATCTTCTTTATAATCGTCAAGAGCCTTGCTTACAACCTTCGCAAGTCCTATAAGTGCTATAAGGTTAGGGAACACCATAAGACCGTTGAAGGTGTCGGCGAGCTCCCAGACGAGGTCGACCTTGAGGGTGGAACCAAGGACGATAAAGGCCATAACCAGAAGCCTATAGGGCGTAAGTCCCTTCGAGCCGAAGAGGAACTTTATGTTGGCCTCTCCGAAGAAGTACCAGCCAATTATGGTGGAGAAGGCGAAGAACAGGAGACATATGGCTATAAAGGGGTTTCCGAAGGACCCAAGACCTATCTCGAAGGCCCTCTGGGTCAGGGCTATACCGGTGGTCTGACCGTCGATAGCGCCGGTCGCAAAGATAACCAGGGCGGTCATGTTAAGGACGATAAAAGTGTCGATAAACACGCCCATTATGGCGACAAAACCCTGCTGTGCGGGATGCTTGACCTTAGCGACTGCGTGAGCGTGAGGGGTCGACCCCATACCGGCCTCGTTGGAGAAAAGCCCTCTGGCTACACCGTAACGGATGGCCTCTTTGACCCCTACACCGATAAGTCCGCCGGTGGCTGCCTTAGGATCGAAGGCACCTACGAAAATCATCTTTATAGCAGGTATCAGGTTGGAGGACTGGGTAATAAGGACGTAGAGACCTCCCAGAAGGTAAAGCAACGCCATGAGAGGAACTACTTTCTCGGTGAAAGAGGCTATACGGCCGATGCCTCCGAAGAAAATGAGGGCACCTAAAAGGGCTACCCCTATACCGACCATAAGGTGAGGCACTCCGAAGGCGGTGCTGAACGCGTCGGCTATGGAGTTGGCCTGAACCATGTTGCCGATAAAGCCCAGGGCCATGATGATGGTCACTGCGAAAAAGCCCGCCATCCACTTGCTGCCGAAGCCGTCCCTGATGTAGTAGGCAGGGCCACCGGTGATCTGACCTTGGTCGTCTCTGGACTTGTAGGTCTGACCTAATACCGCCTCGGCGAAGATGGTTCCCATGCCGAAAAAGGCGGCGATCCACATCCAGAAGATAGCTCCCGGACCACCTGCTGCGATAGCGGTAGCAGCCCCTGCAAGGTTACCCGTTCCGACCTGGGCTGCTATGGCGGTCGCTAGGGACTGGAAGGAGGACATTCCGTCCTTACCGGCCTTCTCACCGCTGAGGGTAAGACCACCGAAGGTCTGCTTGCACACCGCACCGAACTTTCTTATCTGCACAAACCTAAGTTTAAGGGTGTAGTAAAGACCGGTTCCGCATAAAAGGACTATAAGGACATATCCCCAAAGAATGCTGTTTATCCCCTGTACTATGCTCATAAGCTGATCCATCGGTAGGGAACCTCCTAGATATAAATAAATTAAAAATAAAAAAAATAAGACATATATGAACTCAATTGTTCATATATTGAACCTAAAAGAACACACCCCTTTCTTGACTAAAAAAAATGAAGATCTTTGGACTTAAAAAATCGCCGGTTTCCGTAAAAATACGCTGTTGTTATCGCCTTCACATCTAGATTCTACACCAAAAGGAATGATAAATGAACCGCTTATTCCTGTTTTATAGAAGTCTTGCTCTAAAAATAATTCTGTATTATCCCAATACACAATATGGAGTCGGTTTGCCAATTGACATGAGTAAGATAAAGTGGAGCAAAAATTTTTTTGTACCTTTTAGAATCTATTTTGTTCGTTATAAGTTACAAAAAGATATATAAAAAAAGAGGCCCCTGAGGGGCCTCTTTTTTTATATATTAGTCTTCGTCTTTAAAGACAGTCTGCTCGGTTACCTCGGTCTCGAGGGCCTTAAGGGCGTTCTCGACCAGGTGACGGCGAAGTTTCTTCTCCTCCGCAGCGGTCATGTTGGGATTGCCCAGGGGGTGAGGGATCGCCACAGTCGGGATGATCCTGTTAGCCCCTACGCTGAGGGAGATAGGAACGATAGTAGCCATGTGGACCACAGGAACATCAGCGGTCTCCTCTATGGCCTTGACGAGCGTTGCACCGCAACGCGTACAGGTTCCTCAGGTAGAGGTGAGGATCACCGCGTCAACGCCGGCGGCCTTAAGCCTCTTGCCCATCTCGACGCCGAACTTCTTGGAGTTGGCGACGGCTGTGCCGTTTCCGACGGTGGTGTAGAAGAGATGGTGCAAAGAGCCGATACGGCCTTCTTTCTCGATATCCCTGAGAACGTCAACGGGAAGAACCCTGTCGGCATCCTGGTTGGCGTAGGTCTGATCGTATCCGCCGTGAGCGGTCTGATACTCACCCTCTTTGAGGTCCATCACGCCGGTGATGTCGTACTCACCAAAGTTCTGGGCGCTGGAAGCAGCGATGTGATCGGGGTTGCCAAAGGGCACGATACCGCCGGAGGTGACCAGGGCGATCTTCGCCTTGGACATATCCTTTATCGCAGGGCGGGGATCAACCCTATCGAAGACGGGCATTTTGTACTCCGTCTTGAAGGGCTCGCCTTTAAGCTTCTTTATGAGCATATCAATGGCACGCTCGGCACCGATCTTCTCGTAGAACGTGTTGATACGGACGCCCTTCTCGATGTAGCCCTCTTCCTCAGGGGTACCGATGGCCTCGCCTTTGATCTGCTTGAGCAGAAGGGAAGCCATAGCGGGAACGGCCTTGCCCATGCCTCTGGCGCTGTCGGCAGCTACGATAACGTAGGTGCCCTTTTTGTACATCTCAGCACCGGGGTTCTCGGGGTAGAGAGCGGTGACGGTGGGGATGCCCAGCTTCTCTCCGACGGCGCAGCAGATCGCTCCGCAGGCGGTTCCGTAACGACCGGCGTTGAAGCCAGGTCCTGCGACGAAGCCGTCGGCGTTGAATTCCTTCACCTTGGAGGCGATGAACTCGGAGGTCTCGTCGATGTTGTCGGCGAAGTAGTTATCTCCACAGATAACGGTGGCGACGATCTCGGCCTCGCCTTTGAAAGCGGCGTTAAGGGCCATACCGGGGCCGACTACGCCCTCTCTGATCTCAGGTCTGATGTCCGCTTTTTCCTCTCCGCCAATACCTGCGAAGAACTGATTTATATAATGAACCACACGATAGGTCATTTGTTCTCCTCCTCTTACGGCTACAGGGTGTACTTGGAGTACTGATCCCTGATTCCCTTTACCGCATCGGCAAGGGCATCGGGCTCTAGAACCATTTCCATCATACTGATCTGGTTCTCCCATTCCTCCGGGTCAGCTTCGTCCCGGATATCCTGCTCAAAAATATCGTAGACGGCGAGTCCCAACGGGACGCCGGCGAGAGGCCCTGCGTAGGTAGGGTCTCCGTTACACACGGTCTCGGCGTAAATCTCTGCGCCTTCCGCATCGGAGGATCCCAGTACGACCACCACGTTTTCAGCGCCGTACTTTTCAGCAGCGTCTTTAACGCGCTGCTGGTTCTGCAGGTCCATCGCTCCCGCCGCAGTTCAGACGAAGCACTCGGTTACTGCGAAAATTACTTCCGCGCCGCTGTCTTTGAAGCAGGCCTCCATAGCCGGGGCGGGAACGCCATCGCGCTCGCCCAGGAGGATCAATTTCTTTCCAGCCAACTTACCCATATCAGCAGCACCTCCTTATTATGAAATGGTGATCTATTTCCGGTCCCCCGCCGTAGCGGCAGGTCCGGCCCTGCCAGGAAAAGTTATATGGTGTAGGCACCGAGCTTGTTGAAGCCGAGCTCGTTGGTGGCACCGAGGATGGCCTGGATCTCCACCTCAAGGCTGCCATCCTCCTGAAGGGTTCCGAAGAATCCGCCAGCGATAACGTCGGCCACAGGAAGCTCTCCGATGATCTTCTCCATAGGAGGAAGCATGATCAGCTGGTTGGCGTTTCCGCCGGTGACGCAGGCGTCGCCTTCAGGGCAGGAGTCAGCCAGAGACTGGCTTGCTCCGTCACGACCGGCGTACTCGTCGGTGATGAGAACGGTTTTAATGCCCGCTCTCTCGGCCTTCCAGCAGTTCATGATAAGGTCGGCATCGGGGTTTCCGAAACCTTCCTCGGAGATGACCACAGCGTCGACACCGAGCATCTTAGCCAGCTTGATGGCGTAGGAGGAGCTTCTCTTCTTGTCGGCTAAGGTGACGTTCTCGTTGGTGACGATGACGCCGACGAAGTTGAACTCTTTTCCGTGGTGGGCATAAAGGTGCTTGATAACAGGGTTGTTAAGGTGAACATAGGTGTTGTTCTTGTCGCAGGCGGAGACGCAGTTACCGGAGATAATGGCACCGTCCATGGTCTCGGTGGGGCTGATCATAGTGGGGATTATCTTCTTTACGTCGACGCCGTAGATCCAGGTGTCGTGAAGAAGGCCCTGGGTCTGGAGCATGTAAACGTAGGCCACCTTGGGAAGACCGGGGTGAGCCTTCATGGCCTCCGCCAGAGGGGGGAAGTCGTAGGTCTCTACGCAGTCCGCCGCCGCCTCTTTGCAGCAGGAGGCGAGGTAGTGGGCGGTTCTGAGACCGGCCTGACGGCAGGCGGCCTCACGGGTGTGAAGCTCGACGCCCTCGGAGGGAGTCAGAACCACTACCAGGTTATTGGTCTTGGAGAAAGGAGTGTAATCCGCACCGGGACCGGTCATGTCCACGATGCCCTCCTGAGGAGCTACCAGACGGCCGGTGGTGAGAACCACAGCACCGTCAAGGACAAGGGTCTTGCCCTCTCCTACAGTGTCGACGTCGCCTATCCAGCCTGGGAACACCTCGTTGCCGCCGTCTATCTTGCAACGGGGCTCGATGGCGTCCTTGACTGGAAGGATGCGGACGTTCTCGCCGGGATGGGCCAGATCGAGG
The sequence above is a segment of the Dethiosulfovibrio salsuginis genome. Coding sequences within it:
- the gcvH gene encoding glycine cleavage system protein GcvH, producing MADIRDGLKYTKEHEWIRVEGNKGYIGISDYAQHAMGDIVFVELPEVGASVSAGGDFCVVESVKGANDIYAPASGEVVEVNEALEDSPEAINEDPYGSWIAAIEISDASELDALMDAESYRSFCDSQE
- the gcvPB gene encoding aminomethyl-transferring glycine dehydrogenase subunit GcvPB, which encodes MLSQVKPIFEKSQPGRMGVALPSCDVPGDISSLLPENLRRSEDPGLPEVSEVDVIRHYTNLSQLNFGVDEGFYPLGSCTMKYNPKINENAARLCGFSNIHPLQPEKVCQGALKLMYDLSSMLAEITGMEAVTLQPAAGAHGELTGIFLIKAYHRKNGEEATRTKIIVPDSAHGTNPATASVAGYDVVEVKSNDRGNVDIEALKAAVGEDTAGIMLTNPNTLGLFEEDILQIAEIVHDAGGLLYYDGANANAILGKIRPGDMGFDVLHLNIHKSFSTPHGGGGPGSGAVGVGKRLLPFIPTPVVVEENGTYRFDYDIPDSIGKMRSFYGNFGVLVRAYAYILSMGAEGLKAAADNAVLNANYIMKRLEGDFEIPLASRVCKHEFVISGEKQHKENGVSTLDMAKRLMDHGVHPPTIYFPLIVHEAMMIEPTETEGKETLDRFVDAMLEIAKEAKEKPEIFHDAPYTTVVSRLDETLAARKPVLRWSPSER
- the gcvPA gene encoding aminomethyl-transferring glycine dehydrogenase subunit GcvPA codes for the protein MRYIPNTDAQRAEMLSTVGVSSVEDLFADLPSSVKLKGLLDLPEAMSEIDLLKHLKSLAAQNLDACSTSCFLGAGVYNHFIPVVIDHMISRSEFTTSYTPYQPEISQGTLQAIFEYQTMICELTGMDVANASMYDGATSIAEAVYMACASTKKDLVLVARSVNPQSRAVLETYASLRGITVQEIGHSNGAINLDDLKANLTDKVGAVVVQSPNFFGAVEDLKAIGDMTHDAKALFIVASDLMALSLLEAPGKLGADVVVGDGQSAGNAMSFGGPHFGFFAATQKLVRKIPGRIVGETLDRNGKKCYVLTLQAREQHIRREKASSNICSNQSLCALAGAVYLSLMGKEGLKEVAKQCLLKAAYTRDELVKTGSFQAPFTGPFFREFVVTSKEAPEAINSRLIERGIIGGYDLTADYPELENGWLVAVTEKRTKAEIDGFVAIAGGK
- a CDS encoding putative motility protein; amino-acid sequence: MGMVQSITGMKQAETMTKVGVAVQKKTMDLAEMQGQMVQEMMASMGIGGNLDIQA
- a CDS encoding dihydrolipoyl dehydrogenase family protein; this encodes MVYDLIVLGGGPGGYRAAELASQAGFKTVLVEKDRLGGTCLNRGCIPTKAYYADAVGKLGPVDKMWAKKEAVVSKLQKGIATLMDRCSVDVVKGIGTLGDLSGEEKELKISTDQGEVVLKGRRLIIAVGAMSKPLSFPGSDLEGVIGGDWAVTDQGMWDQSMADQVSSVAVVGAGVIAVELAGILKDLGKEVTLLKHSDQILRRCDEDVKKKVRQAVKKKKIATVDYFRIKEAVKEDGRLKVKGEAEGKDLEVLCDRLILAASMVPILEGYGLEASGVAYTDQGISVDRNMMTSKEGVYAIGDCTGGMMLAHLAEYQALSAVEHMAGREYYVDPAKVPSCIFFDPEIAVVGLTEEEAVAKGHDTVVGRVFFVANGMALAMDRSDGFVKVVADRADGRILGVHIVGPEAATLISEAALAIAKDMTVKEVAYTVHPHPTLSECFKDALFRILEDTSHS
- a CDS encoding P1 family peptidase, with the translated sequence MKEIGIHEIGGFSIGHSQNLEAATGVTVIICPDGAVTGVDVRGGAPGTRETDLLDPVNLVEKVHGVVLAGGSAFGLDAASGVMEYLEEKGIGFDVQVTKVPIVCGAVLFDLTIGDWSVRPDRAMGYEACKNATNEEQPVGSIGAGTGATVGKILGMDRAIKGGLGTWAYQEGDIKVGAIVAVNCLGDIIDPSDGSVVAACRTDGGFGDTEEILIKSAGEGKNLFADNTTIGAILTNAKLTKAQCTKLASMAQNGYGRTMRPAHTMFDGDTIFTMTSGEVESDVSALGAMAARAMEKAVLQAVREATSLCGVPSIKDL
- the gcvT gene encoding glycine cleavage system aminomethyltransferase GcvT; this encodes MKTPMYHEHVELGGNIVDFGGWDLPVHYEAGIKEEHLTVRSKAGLFDVSHMGEFWIEGPDAFAFVQNLVSNDISVLEDGQVQYNMMCYPHGGVVDDLLVYKASDTRILLVVNASNVDKDFAWVTENLKGEVKAENVSSKTAEVAFQGPMAEDILQRITDVNLSDIGFFHFKENVKVAGVNALVSRTGYTGEDGFEVYVNWDEGVKVWNAILEAGKDDGVLPIGLGARDSLRFEAGLPLYGHEIDKDITPLEAGLGFFVKLDKDSFIGIEPLREMKAKGLPRRILALQMIDKGVPRNGYPVEVDGKEVGYVTTGGYSPSRNENIASVLVEAGCADIGDEVNVMIRGKAKKALVIKKPFYRKKYKK
- a CDS encoding DUF6444 domain-containing protein, encoding MFQKPTYEELFEDNQMLKAIIKTLSENQEKLEARMAELEAILKQNSQTSSKPPSSDGYKKPKPTSSRKKSDKSKGAQKGHKGSGLQLPHEPDKIVEHLPSQCESCDQKDICTAEKGSCGAGYVIETKL